Proteins encoded within one genomic window of Triticum aestivum cultivar Chinese Spring chromosome 2D, IWGSC CS RefSeq v2.1, whole genome shotgun sequence:
- the LOC123049936 gene encoding uncharacterized protein isoform X1, producing MATCTRAPPAAAAAAAAVTTDPGKERGAFLPELEKGKDAAILPPAIAPAVLAKPGKESGAFLPELEKGKDDAILPAAVAPAFLAKTAGKEMDSCLPPPEKDKPLARPAPNTATENLVNPGKKMRRPVPMTDEERNKIKELKEQHRSGLDELEDLFQIHRELRDELLFRRRCLAARLVSRIVFQRRDAAYVKRHLDMGLKVGDKLPEELKQARPPISMALFLWHEMGRALHIGMDNFLDEYSNTEECQRSMLALVPGAVCDENGAPRDSVASQE from the exons ATGGCCACCTGCACCAgagcaccgcccgccgccgccgccgccgcggcggcggtGACCACCGATCCAG GGAAGGAGAGGGGCGCGTTCCTGCCGGAGCTGGAGAAGGGGAAGGATGCTGCCATCCTCCCGCCCGCTATTGCTCCTGCTGTCCTCGCCAAGCCAG GGAAGGAGAGTGGCGCGTTCCTGCCGGAGCTGGAGAAGGGGAAGGATGATGCCATCCTTCCGGCCGCCGTTGCTCCTGCTTTCCTCGCCAAGACTG CAGGGAAGGAGATGGACTCGTGCTTGCCGCCCCCGGAAAAGGACAAGCCACTCGCCCGCCCTGCGCCCAACACCGCTACTGAGAACCTCGTCAATCCAG GGAAGAAGATGCGCCGCCCTGTGCCGATGACGGATGAGGAGAGGAACAAGATCAAGGAGTTGAAGGAGCAGCACCGGTCAGGGCTCGATGAGTTAGAAGATCTTTTCCAGATACACAGGGAGCTGCGCGACGAACTTCTTTTCAGGCGGAGGTGTCTGGCCGCACGTCTAGTCAGCCGAATCGTCTTCCAGCGCCGTGATGCTGCCTATGTCAAGCGCCATCTTGACATGGGCTTGAAGGTGGGGGATAAGTTGCCGGAGGAGCTCAAGCAGGCTAGGCCACCAATCTCGATGGCCCTTTTCTTGTGGCATGAAATGGGCAGGGCCTTGCACATAGGCATGGATAACTTCCTTGATGAGTACAGCAACACCGAGGAGTGCCAGAGAAGTATGCTAGCGTTG GTGCCCGGGGCTGTTTGTGATGAGAATGGAGCCCCGCGTGATTCTGTTGCCTCCCAAGAGTAG
- the LOC123049936 gene encoding uncharacterized protein isoform X2 encodes MATCTRAPPAAAAAAAAVTTDPGKERGAFLPELEKGKDAAILPPAIAPAVLAKPGKESGAFLPELEKGKDDAILPAAVAPAFLAKTGKEMDSCLPPPEKDKPLARPAPNTATENLVNPGKKMRRPVPMTDEERNKIKELKEQHRSGLDELEDLFQIHRELRDELLFRRRCLAARLVSRIVFQRRDAAYVKRHLDMGLKVGDKLPEELKQARPPISMALFLWHEMGRALHIGMDNFLDEYSNTEECQRSMLALVPGAVCDENGAPRDSVASQE; translated from the exons ATGGCCACCTGCACCAgagcaccgcccgccgccgccgccgccgcggcggcggtGACCACCGATCCAG GGAAGGAGAGGGGCGCGTTCCTGCCGGAGCTGGAGAAGGGGAAGGATGCTGCCATCCTCCCGCCCGCTATTGCTCCTGCTGTCCTCGCCAAGCCAG GGAAGGAGAGTGGCGCGTTCCTGCCGGAGCTGGAGAAGGGGAAGGATGATGCCATCCTTCCGGCCGCCGTTGCTCCTGCTTTCCTCGCCAAGACTG GGAAGGAGATGGACTCGTGCTTGCCGCCCCCGGAAAAGGACAAGCCACTCGCCCGCCCTGCGCCCAACACCGCTACTGAGAACCTCGTCAATCCAG GGAAGAAGATGCGCCGCCCTGTGCCGATGACGGATGAGGAGAGGAACAAGATCAAGGAGTTGAAGGAGCAGCACCGGTCAGGGCTCGATGAGTTAGAAGATCTTTTCCAGATACACAGGGAGCTGCGCGACGAACTTCTTTTCAGGCGGAGGTGTCTGGCCGCACGTCTAGTCAGCCGAATCGTCTTCCAGCGCCGTGATGCTGCCTATGTCAAGCGCCATCTTGACATGGGCTTGAAGGTGGGGGATAAGTTGCCGGAGGAGCTCAAGCAGGCTAGGCCACCAATCTCGATGGCCCTTTTCTTGTGGCATGAAATGGGCAGGGCCTTGCACATAGGCATGGATAACTTCCTTGATGAGTACAGCAACACCGAGGAGTGCCAGAGAAGTATGCTAGCGTTGGTGCCCGGGGCTGTTTGTGATGAGAATGGAGCCCCGCGTGATTCTGTTGCCTCCCAAGAGTAG